The Aeromonas encheleia genomic sequence TAATAGACTTGATCTTTTCTATCTTGCATATGTATCCACCAAGAATAATGTTCTTCCTGTGAAATAATATGCTGAGTATACATGTTGCTTCTTACCTTTGGCTCATTACGCCAGGCTAGCATCAGGTCAAGCTCTTCTTTTTTTATATCTCTTAATATACCGAGAGTATCCATTTTCATCTCTCCATTGAAATTGAAGCTATGATGTCAATGACTCTACAGACCCCTAAGCCATCTGTGATTTTTCTAGCATTTTTTAGCATGTTTATACTGGCTTCAGGCTCTGAAACATAACTATGTAGCCAGTTAATAACATTATCTTCAAGATTATCTGTCAGCATATATACCGCAGCTGCGCCTGCCGACATTAAATGGTGGGCAACCTCTCGCTGATTATCTGCGATGACAAACATCAATGTGGGAAGACCTAGACAGCAGCGCTCCCAAGATGTACTACCCGCAGCCCCTATAGCCAAGTCACTGTCAGCCATCAGTTGAGCTATGTTACTGACATTAGCTAGCACTGTGGTGGGCCAAGGCAAGGTGGCTGCGAGAGCCTCCACTTGCACTAGCCAAGGTGCCTTTGCTCCCATCACTACACAGATCCGACAATCATCTGGCAAGGGTGCCTGTCGTAATGCCTCTAACACTCGGCCAGTTGCATTGGGTTTGTCGACTCCACCCATGGTAATCAGCACTTGTTTTAGTGTCGGTATCTGGCGTCGTTCTCGACTATATTCCCGCAATGCAGCGAATTCGGGGCGCAGCAGGGAATAACGAGGCCCCACTAGTAATGTGCAATGTAGGGGGACTCGTTCTCGGTAGTCATCAGGCTGGCGGCCCAGATTTTGGTCGAGTAACAGATCGCAATCATGCGTACGATCGGCAAGATCATCGATCACCATGATACAACCCACATGGGGGCGTAAGATCTTTTCCCAGCAACTATCAAGAGCATAGTGGTCAACTACCAGCCAGTCGGGTTGCAGCTCGGCCAAAATAGTCTGAGTTTGCTCTGCATCCTGCTCCCAGCCACATCCCAGCCAGCTTGCGTGCGCGAGTAAGGATATACCCGCAGGCTCTTGCTCGGAGTCCGGTTTAGCAGTAAGCAGATGGCAGCGATGGTCACGGGCACTGATAAGGTCAGCTAAGTGCCCCGGATGTGCCCGGCAGATAAACCAGCACTTAGCTCCTTGTTCACGTAATGCATCGGCCAGGGTCAGGCAACGCATCACATGACCACTCCCCGCCTCCAGCGATGCATCTGCTCGAAAGGCGATACATTTACCGGCAAGTTTCATTGGGGCCCTTCAGCAACTGATAGGCCCTTTCGGTACGGACCCCATTCTCGGAGTTACCAGCATTAGGCTGCATTTAACGTACCTTGAACACCGGCTGGATTGGCTCGCCATCCAGAGCCTGATGAATGGCACTATCGGTATCTAGGCGGATCAGCTCTGGCAGGACCTCGGCATAGACATCCAGCAGGGTCAGGATATCCTGCTCACTATGGGAGAGATTCAGGTTATGGCTGCCGAGGCTCAGGATCCCGCGCTTGCACAGCTCCTGCATTAAGTAGCTCTTGAGCAACCAACTGGAGTGGTTGGCCGAGTCGCCAATCAGCAGGAAACACCAACTTGGGTGGCCTGCTGTTTGTAGCCAGCGTGGGGCATCCAGTTTCTGCAGCAAGGCATCGAGCCCGGTCAGCAGTTGCTGGCCTCGTTCGGCCAGGCGGGTGGGCACATCCAGTCGGCGCATCTTCTTGATCACGGCGTTGGCGGCCGCCAGGGCGATGGCATCGCCGCCAAAGGTGCCGGAGAAGAAGATATCTTCCATGCGCCTCATGTGCTCGCGGCGGCCCACCACGGCCGAGATGGGGAAGCCGTTCGCCATTCCCTTGCCGAAGGCTGCCAGATCCGGGGTCACGCCGAAAAGGGTCTGGGCACCACCTAGATGGTTTCTAAAGCCAGTGATGGTTTCATCGAAGATGAGCAGGGCACCGTGCTCATCGCACAGCTGGCGCAGGCCGGGTAGAAACTCCGGAGTGGGCCAGGCGACGTTCATGGGCTCCAGGATCACGGCGGCAAATTCGCCGGAGTGAGCCTCGAACTGGGTCCGCAGGGAGGCCAGATCGTTGTAGTCGAAGCGATGAGTGAGCTCGCGCACGCACTCGGGCACCCCAAGGTGGCGGGTGGTGGAGCCGATGTACCAGTCCTGCCAGCCGTGGTAGCCGCAAACGGCGACTCGCTCCCGGCCGGTGACGGCGCGGGAGAGACGAATGCAGGCGGAGGTGGCATCGGTGCCGTTCTTGCCAAAGCGTACCATCTCGGCACAGGGGATGAGCTCGATAAGCTGTTCTGCTACTTCTGTTTCAAGCCGGTGGGGCAGCGAGAAGATGGAGCCCAGGTTGAGCTGATCCAGCACGGCCTGGTTCACGTCCGGGTCGCAGTAGCCCAGACTGATGGCGAGCAAGCCGCTGGCAAAGTCCAGGTACTGGTTACCATCCACGTCCCAGACCGTTGCGCCT encodes the following:
- the pseG gene encoding UDP-2,4-diacetamido-2,4,6-trideoxy-beta-L-altropyranose hydrolase is translated as MKLAGKCIAFRADASLEAGSGHVMRCLTLADALREQGAKCWFICRAHPGHLADLISARDHRCHLLTAKPDSEQEPAGISLLAHASWLGCGWEQDAEQTQTILAELQPDWLVVDHYALDSCWEKILRPHVGCIMVIDDLADRTHDCDLLLDQNLGRQPDDYRERVPLHCTLLVGPRYSLLRPEFAALREYSRERRQIPTLKQVLITMGGVDKPNATGRVLEALRQAPLPDDCRICVVMGAKAPWLVQVEALAATLPWPTTVLANVSNIAQLMADSDLAIGAAGSTSWERCCLGLPTLMFVIADNQREVAHHLMSAGAAAVYMLTDNLEDNVINWLHSYVSEPEASINMLKNARKITDGLGVCRVIDIIASISMER
- a CDS encoding aminotransferase class III-fold pyridoxal phosphate-dependent enzyme, yielding MTLRYQQSLALSTRAEQSIPLGSQTFSKSRLCFPYGAAPLFIERGEGATVWDVDGNQYLDFASGLLAISLGYCDPDVNQAVLDQLNLGSIFSLPHRLETEVAEQLIELIPCAEMVRFGKNGTDATSACIRLSRAVTGRERVAVCGYHGWQDWYIGSTTRHLGVPECVRELTHRFDYNDLASLRTQFEAHSGEFAAVILEPMNVAWPTPEFLPGLRQLCDEHGALLIFDETITGFRNHLGGAQTLFGVTPDLAAFGKGMANGFPISAVVGRREHMRRMEDIFFSGTFGGDAIALAAANAVIKKMRRLDVPTRLAERGQQLLTGLDALLQKLDAPRWLQTAGHPSWCFLLIGDSANHSSWLLKSYLMQELCKRGILSLGSHNLNLSHSEQDILTLLDVYAEVLPELIRLDTDSAIHQALDGEPIQPVFKVR